In Uranotaenia lowii strain MFRU-FL chromosome 2, ASM2978415v1, whole genome shotgun sequence, one genomic interval encodes:
- the LOC129741287 gene encoding ficolin-2-like, with protein sequence MSLLFLVLTTVLGTVPCHGSLNDSQPVVINNGLRNEPVQAGLDIINFRIKQEFMRSMEYQQRLEAEIQDLRRTFLRSETLVSEQTNEMGGIRKDLTDIRRDVTMLLNDTRSIRKKQNIQPTTQILKDFILQLFAERPLLDSEEYPKTCSDVGENRGTYRIKPQSKPFDVYCETEGWTVIQRRFNGSVDFYRRWKDYENGFGDSNGEMWLGLDKIYQLVSLKPHELHIRLMDFEGKEVVAQYDNFEVSGPEDKYRLINLGKYQGDAGDSLEFSKDMSFTTLDQDNDGWVQNCAVKYHGGWWFKDCHHGNLNGEYLLKGNGWRGVYWHAFRGVDYSLKESEIMIRAKN encoded by the exons ATGTcgcttttatttttggttttgacgaCGGTTCTGGGAACGGTTCCTTGTCATGGATCTTTGAACGATTCTCAACCCGTTGTTATCAATAATGGATTGAGGAACGAACCCGTTCAAGCTGGATTGGATATCATCAATTTTAG aatcAAGCAAGAGTTTATGCGTTCCATGGAGTATCAACAGAGGCTGGAAGCTGAGATCCAGGATCTACGTAGAACATTTTTGCGATCAGAGACGTTGGTTTCTGAGCAGACAAATGAAATGGGAGGAATACGCAAAGATTTGACTGATATTAGAAGAGATGTCACCATGCTGCTGAACGATACAAG GAGTatcagaaaaaagcaaaatattcaACCGACTacgcaaattttgaaagatttcattCTTCAACTTTTTGCGGAACGTCCACTATTAGATAGTGAAGAATATCCTAAAACTTGTTCTGACGTCGGAGAAAACCGGGGAACGTATCGTATCAAACCTCAATCGAAGCCATTTGATGTTTATTGTGAAACGGAAGGCTGGACGGTGATTCAACGACGATTCAATGGATCCGTGGATTTCTATCGTCGCTGGAAGGACTACGAGAACGGATTCGGCGATTCGAATGGCGAAATGTGGCTTGGGTTGGACAAAATTTACCAACTTGTCAGCTTGAAGCCTCACGAGCTGCACATTAGGCTGATGGATTTCGAAGGGAAGGAAGTTGTTGCTCAGTACGATAATTTCGAAGTGAGTGGTCCGGAGGATAAATACCGACTGATAAATCTTGGGAAATACCAAGGCGACGCGGGGGACTCGCTTGAATTCAGTAAAGATATGAGTTTCACAACGCTGGACCAGGATAACGACGGGTGGGTCCAAAACTGTGCGGTTAAATATCATGGCGGCTGGTGGTTCAAAGATTGTCATCATgg GAATCTTAACGGAGAGTACCTTTTAAAGGGAAATGGCTGGAGGGGCGTTTACTGGCATGCGTTTAGAGGGGTGGACTATTCTTTGAAAGAGTCTGAAATTATGATACGtgctaaaaactga
- the LOC129748384 gene encoding microfibril-associated glycoprotein 4-like, whose translation MLLSIVGMTIILGTVRCHGSSNDSQAVATSIVNNNGMGYELVQAGLDAINFKIQQEFMRSMEYQQRLEAEIEDLRRTVLRSESSVTRDVAMLLNDTRNIRRKQNIQPTTQILKDFVLQLLTERPPGINHTSSMELLESEEFPKTCSDVGVKSGGVYRIKPQSKPFDVYCETEGWTVIQRRFNGSVDFYRGWKDYENGFGDFNGEMWLGLSKIYQLVSLKPHELHIRLMDFDGKTVVAHYDNFQVAGPGDKYRLINLGKYKGDAGDSLVFSNNMTFTTLDQDNDEWDRNCAVEYHGGWWFKNCHHGNLNGEYLLKGDGWKGVYWNTFRGLNYSLKESRIMIRARNL comes from the exons ATGCTCCTTTCAATAGTGGGTATGACGATCATTCTGGGAACCGTTCGTTGTCACGGTTCCTCGAACGATTCTCAAGCCGTTGCCACCAGTATCGTCAACAACAATGGGATGGGATACGAGCTCGTTCAAGCTGGATTGGATGCAATCAATTTTAA aattcaGCAAGAGTTTATGCGTTCCATGGAGTATCAGCAGAGGCTGGAAGCAGAGATTGAGGATCTACGTAGAACCGTTTTGCGATCAGAATCTTCTGTTACAAGAGATGTTGCCATGCTGCTCAACGACACAAG aaatattagAAGAAAGCAGAACATTCAACCGACTacgcaaattttgaaagatttcgtTCTTCAACTTTTGACTGAACGTCCACCGGGGATAAATCATACCAGCTCTATGGAACTGTTGGAGAGTGAAGAATTTCCCAAGACCTGTTCTGACGTCGGCGTAAAATCAGGCGGGGTGTACCGTATCAAACCGCAATCGAAGCCATTTGATGTTTATTGTGAAACGGAAGGCTGGACGGTGATTCAACGACGATTCAATGGATCCGTGGATTTCTATCGTGGCTGGAAGGACTACGAGAATGGATTCGGCGATTTTAATGGCGAAATGTGGCTTGGGTTGAGCAAAATTTACCAACTTGTCAGCTTGAAGCCTCACGAGCTGCACATTAGGCTGATGGATTTCGATGGGAAGACCGTTGTGGCTCATTACGATAATTTCCAGGTGGCCGGTCCCGGAGACAAATACCGACTGATAAATCTCGGTAAATACAAAGGCGATGCAGGGGACTCACTGGTTTTCAGTAATAATATGACTTTCACCACGTTGGACCAAGATAACGATGAATGGGACCGAAACTGTGCAGTCGAATATCATGGCGGTTGGTGGTTCAAAAATTGTCACCATGG gaatcttAACGGAGAGTACCTTTTGAAGGGAGATGGCTGGAAAGGAGTTTATTGGAACACATTCCGAGGGTTGAACTATTCTTTGAAAGAGTCGCGGATTATGATACGTGCTAGAAATCTATGA